A portion of the Rhodococcus pseudokoreensis genome contains these proteins:
- a CDS encoding 2Fe-2S iron-sulfur cluster-binding protein, with amino-acid sequence MNAPFRTRQGGRLDRDTSYTFTFDGRELTGHPGDTLGSALLANGVHQVTTSIKLGRPRGITAAWAEDTGGLVQIEEPFPEPMLLATTIELFDGLVARGIPGQGRLATIPDSAKYDAKHVHTDLLVAGAGPAGLAAALTAARAGARVVLVDEQSEAGGDLLGSTDLIDDAPALDWVAAAVAELATYPDVLHLQRTTAFGHYDDGFVLALERRTDHLGGQAPAALSRQRVWRIRARHILVAAGAHERPVVFTDNDRPGIMLAHGARTFLHRYGVKVGEQAVVFTTNDSAYQAAIDLHDAGVRINAIVEARDTAPAVLLAECEVRGIPVRTGSVVSGTRGNGRVSHALVTSRGDDTGTAVPLACDALLVSGGWNPAVHLFSQARGKLRYEENLGAFVPGEDLDGVTVAGSANGIFDLAGCLHDGERAGRAIVGALDFDAPTPNRTDTAASAAPETTKPLVLWRVPDPAGQDTQFVDVQRDATVADLARAVGAGMTSMEHIKRYTTIGTAHDQGKTSGVISSGITAELLGRPIETLGTTTFRPPYTPVAFAALAGRSRGALFDPERVTALHDWHVGRGAVFEDVGQWKRPRYYPQPGEDMDTAVLRECAAVRRSIGILDGSTLGKIDVQGPDAGVLLDMLYTNMMSTLKVGMVRYGLMCGVDGMVIDDGTVMRLADDRYQVFTTTGGAAKILDWMEEWLQTEWPHLQVRLTSVTEQWATFPVVGPKSRDVIGEVFPDLDVTNDAFPFMAWRDTTLAGVHVRIARVSFSGELAYEVNVNGWHAPAVWARLIAAGDKFDITPYGTETMHVLRAEKGYPIIGQDTDGTVTPQDLGMSWAVSKKKLDFVGKRSFSRQENQNPLRKQFVGLLPLDKQTVLPEGAQIIEEVLDGNLPPAPVPMLGHVTSSYLSAELGRPFGLALVKGGRARVGDTLHVPVDGRLVAVEVTGSVLVDPEGARRDG; translated from the coding sequence GTGAACGCACCCTTCCGCACCCGCCAGGGCGGTCGCCTCGACCGCGACACCTCCTACACCTTCACGTTCGACGGCCGGGAACTGACCGGTCACCCCGGAGACACGCTCGGTTCGGCGCTGCTCGCGAACGGCGTCCACCAGGTCACCACCAGCATCAAGCTCGGCCGCCCCCGCGGCATCACCGCCGCCTGGGCCGAGGACACCGGCGGCCTCGTGCAGATCGAGGAGCCGTTTCCCGAGCCGATGCTGCTCGCCACCACCATCGAGTTGTTCGACGGCCTCGTCGCCCGCGGCATCCCCGGTCAGGGACGTCTCGCGACCATCCCGGATTCGGCGAAATACGACGCCAAACACGTCCACACCGACCTCCTGGTCGCCGGCGCCGGCCCGGCCGGTCTCGCCGCCGCGCTCACCGCAGCCCGGGCCGGTGCGCGGGTCGTCCTCGTCGACGAGCAGAGCGAAGCCGGCGGCGACCTGCTCGGCAGCACGGATCTGATCGACGACGCTCCCGCTCTCGACTGGGTCGCGGCCGCGGTCGCCGAACTCGCGACGTACCCGGACGTGTTGCACCTGCAGCGCACCACCGCGTTCGGCCACTACGACGACGGCTTCGTCCTCGCCCTGGAGCGTCGCACCGACCACCTCGGTGGCCAGGCCCCGGCCGCCCTGAGCCGCCAGCGTGTCTGGCGGATCCGGGCCCGGCACATCCTCGTCGCCGCCGGTGCGCACGAGCGTCCCGTCGTGTTCACCGACAACGACCGCCCCGGGATCATGCTCGCCCACGGTGCCCGCACCTTCCTGCACCGCTACGGCGTCAAGGTCGGTGAGCAGGCCGTCGTGTTCACCACCAACGACAGTGCGTACCAGGCGGCGATCGACCTGCACGACGCCGGTGTCCGCATCAACGCGATCGTCGAGGCCCGCGACACCGCCCCCGCCGTCCTGCTGGCCGAATGCGAGGTGCGCGGGATTCCCGTCCGCACCGGATCCGTGGTGTCCGGCACCCGCGGCAACGGCCGGGTCAGCCACGCCCTCGTCACCTCCCGCGGCGACGACACCGGCACCGCGGTCCCGCTCGCCTGCGACGCACTGCTCGTCAGCGGCGGCTGGAACCCGGCCGTGCACCTGTTCTCCCAGGCCCGCGGCAAGCTCCGCTACGAGGAGAACCTCGGCGCGTTCGTGCCCGGCGAGGACCTCGACGGCGTCACCGTCGCCGGCTCCGCCAACGGCATCTTCGACCTGGCGGGGTGTCTGCACGACGGCGAGCGCGCGGGCCGGGCGATTGTGGGCGCGTTGGACTTCGACGCCCCCACCCCGAACCGCACGGACACCGCAGCCTCCGCCGCACCCGAGACGACGAAGCCCCTGGTGCTCTGGCGGGTGCCCGACCCCGCGGGACAGGACACCCAGTTCGTCGACGTCCAGCGCGACGCGACGGTCGCCGACCTCGCCCGCGCGGTCGGCGCCGGGATGACGTCGATGGAACACATCAAGCGCTACACGACCATCGGCACCGCCCACGACCAGGGCAAGACGTCGGGTGTGATCTCCTCCGGCATCACCGCCGAACTCCTCGGCCGCCCGATCGAGACCCTCGGCACCACCACGTTCCGGCCCCCGTACACCCCGGTCGCGTTCGCCGCCCTCGCCGGCCGCAGTCGCGGCGCCCTCTTCGACCCCGAACGGGTCACCGCCCTGCACGACTGGCACGTCGGCCGCGGCGCGGTGTTCGAGGACGTCGGCCAGTGGAAGCGTCCCCGCTACTACCCGCAGCCCGGGGAGGACATGGACACCGCGGTGCTCCGCGAATGCGCCGCCGTCCGCCGCAGCATCGGCATCCTCGACGGCTCGACCCTCGGCAAGATCGACGTCCAGGGACCCGACGCCGGGGTGCTGCTCGACATGCTCTACACGAACATGATGAGCACCCTCAAGGTCGGCATGGTCCGCTACGGACTCATGTGCGGCGTCGACGGCATGGTCATCGACGACGGCACCGTGATGCGCCTGGCCGACGACCGCTACCAGGTGTTCACCACCACCGGCGGCGCCGCGAAGATCCTCGACTGGATGGAGGAATGGCTCCAGACCGAATGGCCCCACCTGCAGGTGCGGCTGACCTCCGTCACCGAGCAGTGGGCGACGTTCCCCGTCGTCGGACCGAAATCGCGTGACGTGATCGGTGAGGTCTTCCCCGACCTCGACGTCACCAACGACGCGTTCCCGTTCATGGCCTGGCGCGACACCACCCTCGCCGGCGTCCACGTGCGCATCGCCCGGGTCAGCTTCTCGGGCGAACTCGCCTACGAGGTCAACGTCAACGGCTGGCACGCCCCCGCGGTCTGGGCCCGCCTGATCGCCGCCGGCGACAAGTTCGACATCACCCCGTACGGCACCGAGACCATGCACGTCCTGCGCGCCGAGAAGGGCTACCCGATCATCGGGCAGGACACCGACGGCACGGTCACCCCCCAGGATCTCGGAATGAGCTGGGCGGTGTCGAAGAAGAAACTCGACTTCGTCGGCAAACGCTCCTTCAGCCGGCAGGAGAACCAGAACCCGCTGCGTAAGCAGTTCGTCGGACTGCTGCCCCTCGACAAGCAGACCGTGCTGCCCGAGGGCGCGCAGATCATCGAGGAGGTACTGGACGGGAACCTGCCACCCGCGCCGGTCCCGATGCTCGGGCACGTCACCTCCAGCTACCTCAGCGCCGAACTCGGCCGCCCGTTCGGTCTCGCCCTCGTCAAGGGCGGCCGAGCCCGCGTCGGTGACACCCTGCACGTCCCGGTGGACGGCCGCCTGGTGGCCGTGGAGGTCACCGGTTCCGTTCTCGTCGATCCCGAAGGAGCACGTCGCGATGGCTGA
- a CDS encoding sarcosine oxidase subunit delta, with amino-acid sequence MQLIECPWCGSREETEFHYGGEAHVVYPEDPQSLTDEEWAHFVFFRANPKGLFAERWNHSAGCRRWFNAVRDTATYRFHSVYRLDEQKPTIS; translated from the coding sequence ATGCAACTCATCGAATGCCCGTGGTGCGGGTCCCGTGAGGAAACCGAGTTCCACTACGGCGGCGAAGCCCACGTCGTGTACCCGGAAGATCCGCAGTCGCTGACCGACGAGGAATGGGCGCACTTCGTGTTCTTCCGCGCGAACCCGAAAGGTCTGTTCGCGGAACGATGGAACCACAGCGCCGGCTGCAGGCGCTGGTTCAACGCCGTACGAGACACCGCCACCTACCGATTCCACAGCGTGTACCGCTTGGACGAGCAGAAGCCGACGATATCGTGA
- a CDS encoding sarcosine oxidase subunit beta family protein, with product MSATQPPGAHLPDHPDFLWRNPEPKKSYDIVIVGGGGHGLATAHYLAKNHGITNVAVLEKGWLAGGNMARNTTLIRSNYLWDESTRIYEHALKLWEGLEEDLDYPILFSQRGVLNLAHSLQDVRDSVRRVEANKLNGVDAEWVGPDEVKKLCPLVNISSDIRYPVLGATYQPRAGIAKHDYVAWGFARRADQAGIDIIQNCEVTGFVTDGNKVTGVRTTRGDIATGQVALCAAGHTSTLTDMLGIRTPLQSHPLQALVSELLEPVHPTIVMSNAIHVYVSQAHKGELVMGAGVDSYNGYGQRGAFHIIERQMAAAVELFPVFARAHLLRTWGGIVDTCPDASPIVGRTPYDNVYLNGGWGTGGFKATPGLGWCLADTLANDEPHEYIAPFSLDRFVTGALVDEHGAAAVAH from the coding sequence ATGAGTGCCACCCAGCCGCCCGGCGCGCACCTGCCCGACCACCCGGACTTCCTGTGGCGTAACCCGGAACCGAAGAAGTCCTACGACATCGTGATCGTCGGCGGCGGCGGCCACGGCCTCGCCACCGCCCACTACCTCGCCAAGAATCACGGCATCACCAACGTCGCCGTCCTGGAAAAGGGGTGGCTCGCGGGCGGGAACATGGCCCGCAACACCACGTTGATCCGGTCGAACTACCTGTGGGACGAGAGCACCCGCATCTACGAGCACGCCCTGAAACTGTGGGAGGGCCTCGAGGAGGACCTCGACTACCCGATCCTGTTCAGCCAGCGCGGCGTCCTCAACCTCGCGCACAGCCTCCAGGACGTCCGCGACAGCGTCCGCCGGGTCGAGGCCAACAAACTCAACGGCGTCGACGCCGAATGGGTCGGACCCGACGAGGTCAAGAAGCTGTGCCCGCTGGTGAACATCTCGAGCGACATCCGCTACCCGGTGCTCGGCGCCACCTACCAGCCGCGGGCCGGGATCGCCAAGCACGACTACGTGGCCTGGGGATTCGCCCGCCGCGCCGACCAGGCCGGCATCGACATCATCCAGAACTGTGAGGTCACCGGCTTCGTCACCGACGGCAACAAGGTCACCGGGGTCCGCACCACCCGCGGCGACATCGCCACCGGGCAGGTCGCGCTCTGCGCCGCCGGACACACCTCCACCCTGACCGACATGCTCGGCATCCGCACCCCCCTGCAGTCGCACCCGCTCCAAGCCCTGGTCTCCGAACTGCTCGAACCGGTGCACCCGACGATCGTGATGTCCAACGCCATCCACGTGTACGTCTCCCAGGCGCACAAGGGGGAACTGGTGATGGGCGCCGGTGTCGACTCCTACAACGGCTACGGCCAGCGCGGCGCGTTCCACATCATCGAACGCCAGATGGCGGCGGCGGTGGAGTTGTTCCCGGTGTTCGCCCGGGCGCATCTGCTGCGCACCTGGGGCGGCATCGTCGACACCTGCCCCGACGCCTCCCCGATCGTCGGCCGCACCCCCTACGACAACGTGTATCTCAACGGCGGGTGGGGCACCGGCGGTTTCAAGGCCACCCCCGGGTTGGGCTGGTGCCTCGCGGACACCCTCGCGAACGACGAACCGCACGAATACATCGCGCCGTTCAGCCTCGACCGGTTCGTCACCGGCGCCCTCGTCGACGAGCACGGCGCTGCGGCCGTCGCCCACTAA
- the glyA gene encoding serine hydroxymethyltransferase, giving the protein MTVDTANLTEVAAANPTLTHSLADLDPAVHQAIAAELERQQGTLEMIASENFAPLAVMQAQGSVLTNKYAEGYPGRRYYGGCEHVDVIEQLAIDRLTTLFGAGFANVQPHSGAQANAAAMAALLQPGDGILGLDLAHGGHLTHGMKLNFSGKLYDVAAYHVREDDHRVDMDEVERLAREHRPKLIMAGWSAYPRQLDFARFRAIADEVGAYLMVDMAHFAGLVAAGLHPSPVPHAHVVTSTTHKTLGGPRGGVILTNDPALAKKFNSSVFPGQQGGPLEHVIAGKAVSFKLAAEPEFRERQERTLAGAKILADRLLQADSRAAGINVVSGGTDVHLVLVDLRESELDGKQAEDRLHQVGITVNRNAVPFDPRPPMISSGVRIGTPALATRGFDEAAFTEVADIISHALRPATDEAGLDDLRTRVDTLAAAFPLYPDLTEAN; this is encoded by the coding sequence ATGACCGTGGACACCGCAAACCTCACCGAGGTAGCAGCAGCGAACCCGACGCTGACTCATTCGCTCGCCGATCTCGATCCCGCCGTGCACCAGGCGATCGCGGCCGAACTGGAGCGCCAGCAGGGCACCCTGGAGATGATCGCCAGTGAGAACTTCGCCCCGCTCGCGGTGATGCAGGCGCAGGGGTCGGTGCTGACCAACAAGTACGCCGAGGGATACCCCGGACGCCGCTACTACGGTGGGTGCGAGCACGTCGACGTCATCGAGCAGCTCGCCATCGACCGCCTGACCACCCTGTTCGGTGCCGGGTTCGCGAACGTGCAGCCGCATTCGGGGGCCCAGGCCAACGCCGCGGCGATGGCCGCTTTGCTGCAGCCCGGCGACGGCATCCTCGGACTCGACCTCGCGCACGGCGGTCACCTCACCCACGGGATGAAGCTGAACTTCTCCGGCAAGCTCTACGACGTCGCCGCCTACCACGTCCGCGAGGACGACCACCGAGTGGACATGGACGAGGTCGAGCGCCTCGCCCGCGAGCACCGCCCCAAGCTGATCATGGCCGGCTGGTCCGCGTACCCCCGCCAACTCGACTTCGCCCGGTTCCGGGCCATCGCCGACGAGGTCGGCGCCTACCTGATGGTCGACATGGCGCACTTCGCCGGACTGGTCGCCGCCGGACTGCACCCCTCCCCCGTCCCGCACGCGCACGTGGTGACGTCGACGACGCACAAGACCCTGGGTGGTCCCCGCGGCGGCGTCATCCTCACCAACGACCCGGCGCTGGCGAAGAAGTTCAACTCCTCGGTGTTCCCCGGACAGCAGGGTGGCCCGCTCGAGCACGTGATCGCCGGCAAGGCCGTCTCGTTCAAGCTCGCCGCCGAACCCGAGTTCCGCGAACGCCAGGAGCGCACCCTGGCCGGCGCGAAGATCCTCGCCGACCGCCTCCTGCAAGCAGATTCGCGGGCCGCGGGCATCAACGTCGTCTCCGGCGGCACCGACGTCCACCTGGTCCTGGTGGACCTGCGCGAGTCCGAACTCGACGGCAAGCAGGCCGAGGACCGGCTGCACCAAGTCGGAATCACCGTCAACCGCAACGCCGTCCCGTTCGATCCCCGACCGCCGATGATCTCCTCCGGGGTGCGGATCGGCACCCCCGCTCTCGCCACCCGCGGGTTCGACGAGGCCGCGTTCACCGAGGTCGCCGACATCATCAGCCACGCGCTGCGCCCCGCCACCGACGAGGCCGGACTCGACGACCTGCGCACCCGGGTCGACACCCTCGCCGCCGCGTTCCCGCTCTACCCCGACCTCACGGAGGCGAACTGA
- a CDS encoding GntR family transcriptional regulator — protein sequence MSLAHSSVADTASNGGTNADRAYEIVRERLVMLDIRPGEPINDDRLAEELGFGRTPVREALKRLERERLVIAYPRRGTFATAVDMTDLADISEIRKQLEPTAAARAARTASQDARARLSALADEIAEIDDSEDPRDVLRKDVRVHREIYRASGNPHLEDILVSLDAHATRIWCLFLDRLPDVAAHVREHVALLRAIVDGDGDTASALTLEHVAGFEQAIRDLL from the coding sequence ATGAGCCTGGCGCATTCATCGGTCGCGGACACGGCATCGAACGGCGGCACCAACGCCGACCGGGCGTACGAGATCGTGCGCGAACGCCTGGTCATGCTCGACATCCGGCCGGGCGAGCCGATCAACGACGACCGCCTCGCCGAGGAACTCGGTTTCGGCCGGACACCCGTGCGGGAAGCGCTCAAGCGCCTCGAGCGGGAACGTCTCGTCATCGCCTACCCCCGTCGCGGCACGTTCGCCACTGCCGTCGACATGACCGACCTCGCCGACATCTCCGAGATCCGCAAGCAGCTCGAACCCACGGCGGCCGCCCGGGCGGCGCGCACGGCGTCGCAGGACGCACGGGCCCGGCTGTCCGCTCTCGCCGACGAGATCGCGGAGATCGACGACAGCGAAGACCCGCGCGACGTCCTGCGCAAGGACGTGCGGGTGCACCGCGAGATCTACCGGGCGTCCGGCAATCCGCACCTCGAAGACATCCTCGTCAGCCTCGACGCCCACGCCACCCGCATCTGGTGCCTCTTCCTCGACCGTCTGCCGGACGTCGCCGCCCACGTCCGCGAGCACGTCGCCCTGCTCCGGGCCATCGTCGACGGCGATGGGGACACCGCGTCCGCGCTCACCCTCGAGCATGTCGCCGGTTTCGAGCAGGCCATCCGCGACCTGCTGTAG
- the purU gene encoding formyltetrahydrofolate deformylase, protein MTQTFTLTLSCAQRPGIVHAVSSFLFEQNCDIAEHQQFDDTRSDAFFLRTSFISAEDVDIERLTEEFRSVAAKFGMTFNFNGSDLPRVIVMVSKMGHCLNDLIFRWRAGNLGAELVAVVSNHEVLRPMAEAAGLPFVHVPVTPTTKPEAEARLLELVEEFNADLVVLARYMQVLSDDACRALRGRAINIHHSFLPGFKGAKPYHQAFDRGVKQVGATAHYVTPDLDEGPIIEQEVIRIDHSFDPVRLATVGQDAEALALSRAVRWHCENRVLLHGHRTVVFS, encoded by the coding sequence ATGACCCAGACCTTCACCCTGACGCTCAGCTGCGCTCAGCGCCCCGGGATCGTTCACGCCGTCAGCTCCTTCCTCTTCGAGCAGAACTGCGATATCGCCGAACATCAGCAGTTCGACGACACCCGGAGCGACGCGTTCTTCCTTCGCACCTCGTTCATCTCCGCCGAGGACGTCGACATCGAGCGCCTCACCGAAGAATTCCGGAGCGTCGCTGCGAAATTCGGCATGACGTTCAACTTCAACGGCAGCGACCTACCCCGCGTAATCGTGATGGTCTCCAAGATGGGCCACTGCCTCAACGACCTCATCTTCCGCTGGCGAGCGGGCAACCTCGGCGCCGAACTCGTCGCCGTCGTCTCCAACCACGAGGTGCTGCGCCCGATGGCCGAGGCCGCCGGCCTGCCGTTCGTCCACGTCCCCGTCACGCCGACCACCAAGCCGGAGGCCGAAGCCCGGCTACTCGAACTCGTCGAGGAATTCAACGCAGATCTCGTGGTGCTCGCCCGCTACATGCAGGTGCTGTCGGACGACGCGTGCCGCGCACTGCGTGGACGCGCGATCAACATCCACCACTCGTTCCTGCCCGGCTTCAAGGGCGCCAAGCCCTACCACCAGGCGTTCGATCGCGGAGTCAAGCAAGTCGGCGCCACCGCCCACTACGTGACACCCGACCTGGACGAGGGACCCATCATCGAGCAGGAAGTCATCCGCATCGACCACAGCTTCGACCCGGTGCGGCTCGCCACGGTCGGGCAGGACGCCGAGGCCCTCGCGCTGTCCCGGGCCGTGCGCTGGCACTGCGAGAACCGGGTCCTGCTCCACGGTCACCGGACGGTCGTCTTCAGTTAG
- a CDS encoding bifunctional 5,10-methylenetetrahydrofolate dehydrogenase/5,10-methenyltetrahydrofolate cyclohydrolase, producing MTRSLGGAELATSIRDDASVAAAALTDLGIRPRLAVVLATDDESTAWYVRSIAAAAKRTGILCDIVDLGASATTGQLHGTLVELGHDPDVHGIILQTPLPDGTDLDALREAINPAKDVDGANPVSLGRLVARLPAFAPATAQAVIALLDHHGISPHGRTAAVVGRSTVVGSPVAHMLVQRNATVTVCHRHTTDLAAGTRDADILVVAVGIPGLIIADHVADGAVVIDVGTTATADGRLLGDVDAAAVDGRADALTPVPGGVGPVTTALLIAHTVDAAATQHAQTRTDSVLAGFRSGV from the coding sequence ATGACCAGAAGCCTCGGTGGCGCCGAACTCGCCACCTCCATCCGAGACGACGCGTCCGTCGCCGCCGCCGCTCTCACCGACCTCGGAATCCGGCCCAGGCTGGCAGTCGTGCTGGCCACCGACGACGAATCGACGGCCTGGTACGTACGTTCCATCGCGGCGGCCGCGAAACGCACCGGAATCCTGTGCGACATTGTCGATCTCGGTGCGTCGGCGACGACCGGACAGCTCCACGGCACGCTCGTCGAACTCGGCCACGACCCGGACGTCCACGGCATCATCCTGCAGACCCCCTTGCCGGACGGCACCGACCTGGACGCACTCCGGGAGGCGATCAACCCCGCCAAGGACGTCGACGGCGCGAACCCGGTCAGTCTGGGTCGTCTCGTCGCGCGCCTCCCCGCGTTCGCACCCGCCACCGCACAGGCCGTGATCGCGCTGCTCGATCACCACGGAATCTCCCCGCACGGCAGGACCGCCGCAGTGGTCGGCCGATCGACGGTGGTCGGAAGTCCCGTCGCGCACATGCTCGTGCAGCGCAACGCGACGGTGACCGTCTGCCACCGGCACACCACCGACCTGGCGGCAGGCACCCGAGACGCCGACATCCTCGTGGTCGCCGTCGGTATTCCCGGACTGATCATCGCCGACCACGTCGCCGACGGCGCCGTCGTCATCGACGTGGGAACCACGGCCACCGCGGACGGCCGACTGCTCGGCGACGTCGACGCCGCGGCCGTGGACGGTCGGGCCGATGCGCTGACCCCGGTCCCCGGAGGGGTGGGACCGGTGACCACGGCGTTACTGATCGCCCACACCGTCGATGCCGCCGCCACCCAGCACGCCCAGACCCGGACGGACTCGGTGCTCGCCGGATTTCGCAGCGGCGTCTGA
- a CDS encoding cyclodeaminase/cyclohydrolase family protein, with product MSIRQDTITGFLDSLADRTPAPGGGATAALHLGQAAALVSMVARYTTGKKYADHGMLVERICASADAFREKALQFADDDMAAFTAVIDAYRLPRETDEESGARTAAIATALAGAAAVPAEVVVAAGDVVALADVLLPVANPTVVSDVAAAAEAARAAATTARVNIEVNLPGITDADTRRSLTECLTGVDAIVERADAVTTRVRKQLSS from the coding sequence ATGAGCATCCGGCAGGACACGATCACCGGGTTCCTGGATTCGCTCGCCGACCGAACCCCCGCGCCGGGTGGCGGCGCGACCGCCGCACTCCACCTCGGCCAGGCGGCCGCGCTGGTCTCGATGGTCGCCCGCTACACCACCGGCAAGAAGTACGCCGACCACGGGATGCTCGTCGAACGCATCTGCGCCTCCGCAGATGCGTTCCGCGAGAAGGCACTGCAGTTCGCCGACGACGACATGGCGGCGTTCACGGCCGTCATCGACGCCTACCGTCTCCCCCGGGAAACGGACGAAGAATCGGGGGCGCGCACGGCGGCGATCGCGACCGCACTCGCCGGCGCGGCCGCGGTGCCCGCCGAGGTGGTGGTCGCGGCAGGCGACGTCGTCGCACTCGCCGACGTCCTGCTGCCGGTGGCGAACCCCACCGTCGTCAGCGACGTCGCGGCCGCTGCCGAGGCCGCCCGCGCCGCCGCCACCACCGCCCGGGTCAACATCGAGGTGAACCTGCCCGGTATCACCGATGCGGACACCCGCCGGTCCCTCACCGAGTGCCTGACCGGCGTCGACGCGATCGTCGAGCGCGCCGACGCAGTCACCACACGAGTACGAAAGCAGCTGAGTTCATGA